TAAAGTAAAACCTGATTCATTGTTTTTTAACATTGGATACTTCCCCAACTATTTGTTTACCATATTTCTCAGATAAATTTCATTTTCAAAACAATAAGTATTGTCAAACTCCTCTTTATAAGCACCTGTTATTTTTCCACATATTTTTATTGTTACCATTCTTGTTTTATTTAAAGGTTCGTTGGTTCTTGGGATTTTGTTTTTAAGTAAATATTTAAAAACTACAGAATCTATACTACCTTTTTCCGTGATGGCTTTAAATTCTGGATTTTGATCTAAACGATCTTTAAACTTTATAGTTCCTTCGACGCTATCAAACCAGTAAGTAAGATTATAATCACAACTGCCTTTTGTTTCATAACTGTATTTAAAAGAAATACTATTCTCACTTGTCTCATCATTATTAAACCCAGCATTTGCACCTCCTGTAGGATCAAGACCAGCCATCATGATATCCCGAGACATCATTTCCATAACAGCTCTAATATCTTGCTGAACCCCTGCAACTTTTTCATAGACAGTGTTTAATTTATTGGTTGAAATAAAAAAACTTATAAGAGCAACAAGAAAAAAACCTGAAACTGCTAGAGCAACTAAAATTTCAATAAGAGTAAAGCCTTTTTCTTTGTTAAATTTACAACTGAACAGCCACATAAAAATACCACCTTTTTAATTTATTTTAATTCTGCCGGTGGGCGTTACTTCTATAGTTATTCCATAACCAGAATCATTGGTAAATTTTACTTTTGAAGTATCAGTGATATTCGGCAAACCTCTGGAACCAAATAAAAAAAAATTCTTCGCAAAATTAACATTTTTAAATTCAAGACCTGATTTACTATCTGCCTTAAAATTAAAAACAATTTCATCATCTGTACTTTCGCATTTATTGTCTTTATTTCCATCAAAACATGCTTTTGCACTTCTTCCTGAATAATTAAAAACAACAAGACAATTTTGGTTTTTTTTAACTGCGGCCATTTTTGCTTTTTCAAGATTTGACTTAAGCTCCCTTGCAGCTGACTTTACCCTTGCTTTTGGAATAAGTTCTTTATATCCGCCTATGGCAAGGGAAACTACAATTCCAATTATAGCAATTACAATTAAGAGCTCTATCATGGTAAACCCATCAGAGTTTTTTCCATTTAAAAACATATTTGATTTAGCCTGCATTAACATTTAAACTCCGGTTTTTTATGAAAAAATTATTTTACTTTAAACCAGCTGCCAACAATAAAACTTTATTTTACTTAATTTTGAAACTATTTTAAAATATTTAAATACCCTAGAGGCTAAACTTTTGATTTTCCTGAACTTGAATAAATATATATTTTCTAACTAACAGCCAAGCCATAATTATACTTAAAAAACTTTTAAAAAACAAATACATTCATCGCTAGAGATAACAATGTTAACCTAAAGTTTAATATTATAAAGAGCTTAAAATAAACCAAACAAACTTAGTTAAAATATTTATTTTTTGTTAAATCCAAAGACATCAAAGCTTTAACAAGTTTGCCATGAAATAAGGCAAACTTGAAGTTTTAGCTTAAAAGATTGTTTTTACAAAGAATCAAGAACAATTTTGGAAAAATAAATCAAATCTTTATCAAGGGATTTCTTTTTTGAGGCATAGGAAAGATTAAATGTACAAAAAGGACAGGCTGTGGCAATCTGTTCTGTTTTAGAGCTTTTGAGAAGTTTTTCAGCAAGCTTTAATGATAATTCAGGATAAACAGATCTTATTCCCGCCCCTGCTCCGCAGCAAGATGCATCTTTTCCAAACTTTTCCATTTCCTTGAGATTGGCTCCACAGGCTTTTAAAATATCCCTTGGTTCTTTGGTCATATTTTCCATTCTTGCAAGTCTGCAGGGATCCTGGAAAGTAACTTCTCTTTCAACTTTTTTAAGTATGTCTTTTTTATCTTCTAAAAGATTGAAAATTGTTTCAACGGCATGCTCAATTTCAAGTCCTGTATCTCCAAGCATTGCAGGATAAAAATATTTAAAGCATTTAAGGCAGCCATTGCAGGGAACAACTAGTTTTTTTATTCCAAGTGATTTGAATTTTTCCAAATTTTTTTCAAAATATTCCCTGGCAAATTCTGTATTCCCACATTCATAAAAATATGTTCCACAGCAGCCCTCATCTTCAATTACTCTAAAATCATAGCCAAGTTTATCAAGCACCTGCAAGGTTGCATAGGAAGAATCTTTGGCAAGATATGAAGGAATGCATCCAAGATATAAAAGAGTATCTGAGTCTGAATTAAGATACTTTTGTTTTAAGTTTTCATCTTCAAGCCAGTTCATTCTTTTTTGAGGATCACCACCCACAGAGTTTTCATTTTTAATTATACCGTTCATTACTTTGTGGTGATTTTCAAGAGGACCGATTTTATTTTTTACAAGAGTTTCTCTTGTTTTATGGATAATTTCAACAATATCCAATTCCTGGGCACAGATATTTTCGCAAAGCATACATTTTGGGCAGCTGTAAATACTTTCAATTTCCTCATCAGAGATTTTTTCTCCGGAAAAAACTTTTTTTGCAATCGCCACCCTTTTTTGGGGTCCAAAAAGCTCATTTCCAGTAACCTCAAAGGTTGGACAAACATCATTACAAACACCGCATTCAATACATAATTCAACCTGCTTTTTAATTTCTGTCATTTTTAACCCCCAGTATAGTTATTACTGATTTTGATCAACCTTGAAATAAAGCCAGATATTTTTATACAAAACCAGACTTCTATGAAAAGCCTAAAAAAGAAACTATTTTTTCTCAAGAACTATCTTAATTAAATCACCTTCAAAGTCTATAATGTCTCCAGAATAAATTTTTTTGGCTTTTCTTGTTTCAACTTCCCCATTTACTTTAACAAGACTTTCAGAGATTACAAACTTTGCCTCTCCACCGCTTTGAACCTGATTGTCTATTTTTAAAATCTTATAAAGTTCAATAGGCTCTTTTTTTATATAAAACTTTCTTAAATCCACTTATAATTTTCCCCTTATCTTAACTCAATTGGATTTTAAACTTGCAATAATTTTTTTAAAAACTTCCCAGGACTCCTTTTTTAAATCAGGCTGAACATCAAGGGTATCAAGAGAATGGGTGGAAAAAACAGGATATTTTTCAATTATATGATTTAAATCCTTATTAATTATTTCAAACATAGAGTTACCAAGGAAGCAAATACATTGGGGGTTTATAAATTTTATTGTTCTTTTTAAAAAATTTTTACATGGAAGATTTAAAAAATCATTTTTTTTAGCCTGAACATCTTCTGGTAAAAACTGACATTTTAAAGCAGAAATTACAAAAACCTGATCAACCCTAAGGTTCATGGCAGATATAATTTTTCTAAACATCACCCTTTCATTACTGGAAAAAACCCTTTGATTTTCAAAATCTTTTGGCATATCAACAATAAAAAGCAACTTTATATTTAAATTTGAAAACTTAATTGGTTTTATTTTTTTTGCTTTATTGCAAAAAGAACAAGTCATAATTTCATAATTTAAAAGCTTTGGTGAATCTTTTTTTAAATTAAAATACTCAACACCGTATTGTTTAAGCGTTTCAAGATAGTTTACTGAGTCATTCAGAACTTTCTCAAAACTTAAATCTTCATTCATTTTTTGTTTCCAGAATTGAATCAAGGATTAAATTGGCAAGAATTTTTTTATCCATCATTTCAAAAACCTTAGGTTCTTTCTTTTTAGAAAAAACTGTAACCTTGTTTAGATCAGATCCAAAAGCTGAGTTTTTAAAACCTATTTCATTTGCAACAATTAAATCAAGATTTTTTGATTTAAGCTTTTTTAGAGCATTTTCTTCAAGATCTCTTGTTTCAGCTGCAAATCCAACAAAAATCTGCCCCTTTTTTTTAGATTTCCCAAGAGTTTTTATAATATCAGGATTTTCTTCTAAAACAAGATCAAACCTTCCGTCTGATTTTTTTATTTTATTCTCTGCAGTGTTTTTTATTTTATAGTCTGCAACTGCAGCAACCTTTACTATTATATCAATATTATCCATTCTTTCCTGGCACTGGAAAAGCATTTCATCAGCTGTTTTTATATTTACAACTTCAGTGTTATAAGGAGGCTCAATTGATACCGGGCCTGAAACTATTACAACTTCCGCTCCTCTCTTTTCAAAGGCCTCTGCAATTTTATATCCCATTTTTCCTGAAGAATAATTACTTATAAATCGTACAGGATCAATTGCCTCAACAGTTGGCCCTGCTGTTACAAGAATTTTTTTACCTTTAAAATCTTTTTTTGAAAGCATGGCCTCAACTCTGTCTGCAATATAAACCGGCTCAGGAAGCCTTCCAGGGCCTATCACATTACAGGCAAGAAAGCCTTCGTCAGGCTCAAGAATATAAAATCCATCATCACAAAGAGTGTCAATATTTCTTTGAACGGCCATTGATTCATACATCCATGAATTCATTGCAGGACAAATCATTGCAGGAGATTTTACAGCCATTATCATGGTGGAAAGTGCATCATCTGCTATTCCGTTTGCAATTTTTCCGATTATATTTGCAGTTGCAGGAGCAATTACAACTCCATCTGCTTTTTCCGCAAGATCTACATGCCTTATTTTACTAGGAATTTCTTCCTTCATTACATCTGTATAAACATTATTTTTTGAAATTGCCTGAAAGGTGAGCTCTCCTACAAATTTAGATGCATTTTTAGTCATTACAACAAAAACTTCAGCACCCTTTTTCTGCAAAATTCTTAAAAGTTCAATACTTTTATAAGCCGCAATACCCCCAGAAACACCCAAAACTATTTTTTTACCCTCCAAGCCTGACATAACTCCTCCAAAAAAAACTAAAAAATTGCATTCATGCAGTTTACTGCAGATAATAATAAAATTACTGTAGTTAAAACAAAAATCAAAAAAGCTAAAATTGTATTAAAAGCATTGTCTGACCTTTTTTCAATATACCCAAGAACAAAACCTGACAAAAGACCACCTAAAAATCCTCCAAGATGACCTAAATTGTCAATTCCGGGAAATAAAAGCCCAAAAATAACAAGAGAGACTATCCATCCTGAAACCTGTTTATATACAAGAGTTCCATGAAGCCCTCCCCTTGATTTACCATAATAGAATAAAGCACCTATAAGTCCACAAATAGAAGCAGAGGCTCCTATTGTTACTGAAGTTCCTGAAAGATAAGAAAGAACAAACCCTGAAATTCCGCTTATAGAATAAATTATAAAAGTTCTGGTATTCCCATAAAAATGGTAGGCATATTTGTACAATTGGGAAAAGGCAAGCATATTAAAACCAATATGTAAAATGCTTCCATGAAGATAGGAAGCTGAGACAAAACTCCACCAAAGATTGTATGTGTCAACAGGGATCCTTCCTGAAGCACCCATAAAAATAAGGGCTCTTGTATCTGGAGAAAGAAAATTAAGTGGATTTGATGAAAAAGAAATCCCTGAAGAAATAATAAGACTTAAAATATAAAAAAATATATTTACTCCAATAATTAGCTTAATTACAAAATCGCTATCCCTTAAAAAAGTAAAAACCATATTGTTTTTATACCAGATGCCTGGATTTTTAAGCCCGCAATAAGGGCAAACTGACTCATCTTTACTCACAAGCTTTTTACATCTTGGACAAAACACTGAATTCAACCTGCTCTTCCCCCTTTTAGTTTACCTGCAAGCTGACCACAGCCTGCATCAAGATTTTCTCCCTTTGCCCATCTTTTTCTAACAAAAAGCCCATAACTTTCCAGTAAATCAGAAAAATCTCCCAGATCTTTATCATTGCATCCTTTGAAATCACAGCCTTCTACTTTATTATACGGAATAAGATTGACTCTGCAGGGAATCCCTTCAAGAAAATTTACAAGCTTTAAGGCATCTTTTTTTCCATCATTTAAACCTTTGAATAAAGTATAAGTGATAAATATTATTCCTTTGGGTTTTAGAGGATAGTTTAAAAGGGTTTTTCTTAAAGTCAAAAGATTAAACTTATTGGTAACAGGCATGATTGATTTTCTTAAATCATTATCTGCTGAATTTATGGAAACCGATAAGTTGGGCTTTATGTCAACATCTTTGCCAAGTTTTTCAATTTGATTGCAAAGTCCTGAAGTTGAGATGGTAATATGTCTAAAGGAAATATCAAAACCCTGTTGCTCATTTAAAATTAAAATTGCCTTTCTGACATTTTCATAATTATCAAGAGGCTCTCCCATTCCCATGAAAACAATATTTCTTATATCATAACCCAAAACAAATTTAGCCGTATAAAATTGGAGAAGAATCTCATGGGTCAAAAGATTTCTCTTAAATCCCATTTTTGCTGTGGCACAAAACTGACAATTCATTTTACACCCAACCTGAGAAGACACACAAAGAGTATCCCTTGTTTTCATTTTAATGATCACAGTTTCCACTACACTTTTATCATCTAGCTCAAGTGCAATTTTTATTACATCTTCAGACTCTTTTTTTTCTAAAACTACAGGATTTGGGAATTTAAGATCTTCCTTGATTTTAAGGGGAAGATCTTTGGTTGTAAAACAATCTAAGTTTTCCAGGTCAGATTTGCCTGTTTTATAAAAATACCTATAAATACATTTTGAATGAAATTTGCCCTTCCCAAAGTTTTTATTCAAATAACTGGTCAAATCATCTAGGGTAAAGGACAAAATTTTAGACATTTTTATTTTTCTTTCCTTGCAAATTCATCAATCATGGAAAGAATCATTTCTGAAGGCTCAACCTCTCTGTTTTTTGCTATTGTGCAGATTTCTTCCCATAAAACCTTTTCTATTGGAAGAGATACATATCTTTTTGCCTTTTCAACGCTCATTCCTGCAGCAAGCCTGTTTCTATTGTTCATTTCAACAGCTTTTTTGGGATCATTTTTGCTTAAATATCCCTTCATTAAAAATTCAACAAGATCATCAATATCAAGGCCAAGCCCTTCAGCCTTTTTTTCAAACCATTTTACAACTTCGTTATTTATTTCAACACACATTTTCATAAAATTTGCTCTCCTAAATTAATCCATAAAGTTCACCGCTTTTTTTAAAAAGCAAATCAACTTTTTCTTCTGTTTTATCATCTAAAACAAGTTCTTTTGCATGCCAGGGTTTTACTCTTGAATCAATAACAAGAGGGCCTTTGCATCCAAAATGCTTGAATTTTAAAAAACTATTTATTCCGTTTACATCGTGGGAAGGGTTTGAACGGGTAAACACAACCCATAAAAAATTAGCTAAAGATTTTGAAACAAAGTCAGAATCATCACAAACAGCAATAAGAACAAAATCATCTGAACTTAAATTTACCACTCCTGAAGAACAAAAACTTTCAATATCCTCATAACCAGAGTTATCTGTAAACTTAGGGCCCTGAACAGCAATTACTCCAGACATCACCACTTTAGGGTTTGTAAATCCCAGGGGAAGTTTTAAGTTTTCTTTTATTTTTGACTTTAAAACTCTTTTCTTTTTACCGCATGAACAAATAGCAAGCTTTGAGCCCCGGTTTAAACTTTCACCTGAATAATCCAAGGTATCTATTGTTGTTTTTGTGTGAAAATTAAGATCGTTTTCCAAATCTACTCTTTCAAACATATGAGTTAAAAATTCTTTTTCATCATAAATATTCAAGCTTGGGTTGTCTTCTTCTGCTGCAACAAAAAGATATTTGGTTAAAGAGCATTGACCAAAGCCTAAAATTGCGTTGGAAGCTGTAATAAGCTCGGCAGGAATTCTTTTTTCATAAGGAGTGTATCTTTCATGTGCAATGGCAAACATAAGAGGATGAACACCTGCAAGATCAACTGCATGAATTTTTTCCACCCCTGGAATTGTTGCAGAAACAGCCGGTTTTGTAATTTCATGAATAAGCTCACCAAAAACCGAATCTTCCTGGGGCGGTCTTCCCACCACAGTAAAAGGCCAGATTGCATCTTTTCTATGGTAAACATTTTTTATCTTTATAAATGGGAAGTCATGGACAAGGCTGTAATACCCCAGATGATCTCCAAAGGGTCCTTCTTTTTTTGTTGAATCAAGGCAAACCTCACCTGTGATACAAAAATCTGAATCAAGGGAAATAAACTCATCGTTTGTTCTTTTGTAATTAAATCTTTTTCCTCCCAAAGCCCCTGCAAAAAATATTTCAGGAAGATTGTGGGGTAAAGGCATAATTGCAGCAAGTGTGTGTGAAGGAGGCCCCCCAACAAACACAGAAACATTGAGCTTTTTGTTTTTTGACACTGCCCTTTGATGATGAATCCCTATTCCTCTTTCAATCTGATAATGAAGCCCTGCTTCCTTGTCTTTTAGATAATCATTTCCTGAAATCTGAACCCTGTACATTCCAAGGTTTGAATTAAAAACATTGTTTTTATCAGGATTTTCAGTGTAAACCTGGGGTAAAAAAACAAAAGCTCCTCCATCATCGGGCCAGCACCTGATTTGGGGAAGACTTGAAAGATTTGTTTTTGAATACAAAACTTTTCCAGTTTTTGATTTTTTTGGAAGAGCATTGTAAAGAGTTTTTAAAATTTGCGGCCAAAAAAAAGGCGATGCCAAAATTTCAAATGGATCTTTTTTTGACCCAATAAGTTTTTTTACAGGCTCAAGGCTATGCCTAAAAAGATAAGTTGCCCTTTCCATGGTTCCAAAAATATTTGAAGCAGCTTTAAAAGGAGAGCCTTTTACATTTTCAAACAAAATTGCAGGCCCTTTTTTTTCATTTATTCTTCTGTGTACTGCTGCCATTTCCAGGTTTGGATCAATTTCAGTTTTTATTTTTACAAGCATTTTCTTTTCATAAAGATCATTGCATGCCTGATTTAAAGATGAATAAATCATAATTGATCTGCTTTTATTATTGTTTTATTTCCAAATCCCTTAAGATTTTTTGTGTGTACAATATATTCAGGCTCAAAACAAAAAAGCTCAGTTTTAAATTTCTTTTTAAATTTTAAAAATTCATAGCCAGAATCTTTTAAAAGGAAAGAAAATTTTTTTATATATTTTGTAAATATCTTAACTGATTCTTTAAGCTCAGGTTTTAAAATTTTGCCCCTCATTTGAACTCCTGTTATTTTTTTTATTTCATCTCCATCACAAAATATGGAAGATGAAGCTTTCTTATCTAAACCATATAGAATATGAATTGATTGAGGTGAAGAAAAAAAATAAAATTTTTTATCAAAAACAAAATATACAGGAGCACACCATGGCAGATTATTTT
The nucleotide sequence above comes from Desulforegulaceae bacterium. Encoded proteins:
- a CDS encoding prepilin-type N-terminal cleavage/methylation domain-containing protein, whose protein sequence is MWLFSCKFNKEKGFTLIEILVALAVSGFFLVALISFFISTNKLNTVYEKVAGVQQDIRAVMEMMSRDIMMAGLDPTGGANAGFNNDETSENSISFKYSYETKGSCDYNLTYWFDSVEGTIKFKDRLDQNPEFKAITEKGSIDSVVFKYLLKNKIPRTNEPLNKTRMVTIKICGKITGAYKEEFDNTYCFENEIYLRNMVNK
- a CDS encoding prepilin-type N-terminal cleavage/methylation domain-containing protein codes for the protein MQAKSNMFLNGKNSDGFTMIELLIVIAIIGIVVSLAIGGYKELIPKARVKSAARELKSNLEKAKMAAVKKNQNCLVVFNYSGRSAKACFDGNKDNKCESTDDEIVFNFKADSKSGLEFKNVNFAKNFFLFGSRGLPNITDTSKVKFTNDSGYGITIEVTPTGRIKIN
- a CDS encoding (Fe-S)-binding protein, which translates into the protein MTEIKKQVELCIECGVCNDVCPTFEVTGNELFGPQKRVAIAKKVFSGEKISDEEIESIYSCPKCMLCENICAQELDIVEIIHKTRETLVKNKIGPLENHHKVMNGIIKNENSVGGDPQKRMNWLEDENLKQKYLNSDSDTLLYLGCIPSYLAKDSSYATLQVLDKLGYDFRVIEDEGCCGTYFYECGNTEFAREYFEKNLEKFKSLGIKKLVVPCNGCLKCFKYFYPAMLGDTGLEIEHAVETIFNLLEDKKDILKKVEREVTFQDPCRLARMENMTKEPRDILKACGANLKEMEKFGKDASCCGAGAGIRSVYPELSLKLAEKLLKSSKTEQIATACPFCTFNLSYASKKKSLDKDLIYFSKIVLDSL
- a CDS encoding RNA-binding S4 domain-containing protein, translated to MDLRKFYIKKEPIELYKILKIDNQVQSGGEAKFVISESLVKVNGEVETRKAKKIYSGDIIDFEGDLIKIVLEKK
- a CDS encoding uracil-DNA glycosylase family protein; protein product: MNEDLSFEKVLNDSVNYLETLKQYGVEYFNLKKDSPKLLNYEIMTCSFCNKAKKIKPIKFSNLNIKLLFIVDMPKDFENQRVFSSNERVMFRKIISAMNLRVDQVFVISALKCQFLPEDVQAKKNDFLNLPCKNFLKRTIKFINPQCICFLGNSMFEIINKDLNHIIEKYPVFSTHSLDTLDVQPDLKKESWEVFKKIIASLKSN
- the coaBC gene encoding bifunctional phosphopantothenoylcysteine decarboxylase/phosphopantothenate--cysteine ligase CoaBC yields the protein MSGLEGKKIVLGVSGGIAAYKSIELLRILQKKGAEVFVVMTKNASKFVGELTFQAISKNNVYTDVMKEEIPSKIRHVDLAEKADGVVIAPATANIIGKIANGIADDALSTMIMAVKSPAMICPAMNSWMYESMAVQRNIDTLCDDGFYILEPDEGFLACNVIGPGRLPEPVYIADRVEAMLSKKDFKGKKILVTAGPTVEAIDPVRFISNYSSGKMGYKIAEAFEKRGAEVVIVSGPVSIEPPYNTEVVNIKTADEMLFQCQERMDNIDIIVKVAAVADYKIKNTAENKIKKSDGRFDLVLEENPDIIKTLGKSKKKGQIFVGFAAETRDLEENALKKLKSKNLDLIVANEIGFKNSAFGSDLNKVTVFSKKKEPKVFEMMDKKILANLILDSILETKNE
- a CDS encoding rhomboid family intramembrane serine protease; the encoded protein is MFCPRCKKLVSKDESVCPYCGLKNPGIWYKNNMVFTFLRDSDFVIKLIIGVNIFFYILSLIISSGISFSSNPLNFLSPDTRALIFMGASGRIPVDTYNLWWSFVSASYLHGSILHIGFNMLAFSQLYKYAYHFYGNTRTFIIYSISGISGFVLSYLSGTSVTIGASASICGLIGALFYYGKSRGGLHGTLVYKQVSGWIVSLVIFGLLFPGIDNLGHLGGFLGGLLSGFVLGYIEKRSDNAFNTILAFLIFVLTTVILLLSAVNCMNAIF
- the rlmN gene encoding 23S rRNA (adenine(2503)-C(2))-methyltransferase RlmN — translated: MSKILSFTLDDLTSYLNKNFGKGKFHSKCIYRYFYKTGKSDLENLDCFTTKDLPLKIKEDLKFPNPVVLEKKESEDVIKIALELDDKSVVETVIIKMKTRDTLCVSSQVGCKMNCQFCATAKMGFKRNLLTHEILLQFYTAKFVLGYDIRNIVFMGMGEPLDNYENVRKAILILNEQQGFDISFRHITISTSGLCNQIEKLGKDVDIKPNLSVSINSADNDLRKSIMPVTNKFNLLTLRKTLLNYPLKPKGIIFITYTLFKGLNDGKKDALKLVNFLEGIPCRVNLIPYNKVEGCDFKGCNDKDLGDFSDLLESYGLFVRKRWAKGENLDAGCGQLAGKLKGGRAG
- a CDS encoding UbiD family decarboxylase, producing the protein MIYSSLNQACNDLYEKKMLVKIKTEIDPNLEMAAVHRRINEKKGPAILFENVKGSPFKAASNIFGTMERATYLFRHSLEPVKKLIGSKKDPFEILASPFFWPQILKTLYNALPKKSKTGKVLYSKTNLSSLPQIRCWPDDGGAFVFLPQVYTENPDKNNVFNSNLGMYRVQISGNDYLKDKEAGLHYQIERGIGIHHQRAVSKNKKLNVSVFVGGPPSHTLAAIMPLPHNLPEIFFAGALGGKRFNYKRTNDEFISLDSDFCITGEVCLDSTKKEGPFGDHLGYYSLVHDFPFIKIKNVYHRKDAIWPFTVVGRPPQEDSVFGELIHEITKPAVSATIPGVEKIHAVDLAGVHPLMFAIAHERYTPYEKRIPAELITASNAILGFGQCSLTKYLFVAAEEDNPSLNIYDEKEFLTHMFERVDLENDLNFHTKTTIDTLDYSGESLNRGSKLAICSCGKKKRVLKSKIKENLKLPLGFTNPKVVMSGVIAVQGPKFTDNSGYEDIESFCSSGVVNLSSDDFVLIAVCDDSDFVSKSLANFLWVVFTRSNPSHDVNGINSFLKFKHFGCKGPLVIDSRVKPWHAKELVLDDKTEEKVDLLFKKSGELYGLI